Proteins from one Plodia interpunctella isolate USDA-ARS_2022_Savannah chromosome 3, ilPloInte3.2, whole genome shotgun sequence genomic window:
- the Ciao1 gene encoding probable cytosolic iron-sulfur protein assembly protein Ciao1 isoform X1, whose protein sequence is MARLELLQSLNGHKGIVWNVAWHPQGKIFASCGEDKTIKLWSKEGAEWKTKTVLVDGHQRTIRQVAWSPCGNFLASASFDATTAIWDKKSGQFECNATLEGHENEVKSVSWSPSGQLLSTCGRDKSVWVWEVAGEDEYECESVLNAHNQDVKKVVWHPCLDILASASYDNTVKLYKEDPVDNDWTCIATLQSHDSTVWSLAFDKTGERLATCSDDKTVKIWKEYKPDNQEGVIVTDKESIWKCVCTLSGYHSRSVYDIAWCHKTGLLVTACGDDIIRVFKESEESDPNAPIFELICSKLNAHAQDVNCVTWNPNGNQELLSCSDDGEIRIWQFIE, encoded by the exons atggCGAGACTGGAACTACTCCAATCATTAAATGGCCACAAGGGCATTGTCTGGAATGTAGCTTGGCACCCGCAGGGTAAAATATTTGCATCCTGTGGCGaagacaaaacaataaaattgtggAGCAAAGAAGGAGCTGAATGGAAGACTAAGACAGTTCTAGTAGATGGACATCAACGCACAATCAGACAAGTAGCTTGGTCACCTTGTGGGAATTTTTTGGCTTCAGCCAGCTTTGATGCGACTACTGCTATTTGGGATAAGAAAAGtg GTCAGTTTGAGTGCAATGCCACTTTAGAAGGACATGAGAATGAAGTTAAAAGTGTTTCGTGGTCTCCGTCTGGTCAGCTGCTGTCGACATGTGGCAGAGATAAGTCAGTGTGGGTGTGGGAGGTGGCTGGTGAAGATGAATATGAATGTGAATCTGTTCTAAATGCACACAATCAAGATGTCAAGAAA GTTGTTTGGCATCCCTGTCTAGACATATTGGCTTCAGCCTCCTATGACAACACTGTCAAACTTTATAAAGAGGATCCAGTAGATAATGATTGGACATGTATTGCTACACTTCAATCACATGACTCCACTGTATGGAGCTTGGCCTTTGATAAAACAGGAGAGAGGCTCGCTACTTGTAGTGATGACAAAACTGTTAAAATTTGGAAGGAATATAAACCAGATAATCAAGAAGGTGTTATAGTGACTGATAAAGAATCAATCTGGAAATGTGTTTGTACTTTATCAGGATATCACTCTAGAAGTGTCTATGATATAGCATGGTGCCACAAAACTGGCTTGCTGGTCACAGCATGTGGTGATGACATAATTCGAGTTTTCAAAGAATCTGAGGAGTCTGATCCTAATGCACCAATATTTGAGCTCATTTGTAGCAAATTGAATGCTCATGCCCAAGATGTAAACTGTGTCACTTGGAATCCAAATGGCAATCAAGAATTACTGTCATGTAGTGATGATGGAGAAATTAGAATATGGCAGTTTAtagaataa
- the LOC128683735 gene encoding methylosome protein WDR77-like, whose translation MENSNKIVPPHLNAEVYRSDTTGTSTMSYFDHISINEENRVLIGCSELTGRYWNGGAIIHTSVSEGKNPQNIPKKNIHLSSGTADGCFLGKLDKLLLCQDNGSVSIWSSSCDEVWKMWSEDVSVAEHDDAVLAVDCLTPETEYVTAGADGNIKVWDVNEMICTHNYIAAHSMSICGVAVLPNSKSFVTGSLDEYISLWDEVVDKPIVDLVKNDCGVRCVQWINENKLIFGDESGVLSLVDARNPKSIIRLKEFPAAVHRIAINRNSDKVAVCCDNKIVSVCAINADDSAEVIYYDRHTHGNIVRGLAWDGREDLVLHTVGWDGEMKSHDIVTN comes from the exons ATGGAAAATAGCAACAAAATTGTGCCTCCACATCTTAACGCCGAGGTTTATAGATCTGATACTACCGGCACGAGTACAATGTCGTATTTCGATCATATTTCCATTAATGAAG AGAATAGAGTGCTCATTGGGTGCTCAGAGTTAACCGGTCGATATTGGAATGGTGGAGCAATCATACACACATCAGTTTCTGAAGGAAAAAATCCTCAAAATATACCTAAGAAGAACATTCACTTGTCTAGTGGAACAGCTGATGGATGTTTTTTAGGCAAATTGGATAAG CTCCTTTTATGTCAAGACAATGGTTCAGTTAGTATTTGGTCATCATCATGTGATGAAGTATGGAAAATGTGGAGTGAAGATGTGTCGGTAGCTGAACATGATGATGCTGTGTTGGCTGTGGACTGCCTCACTCCGGAAACTGAATATGTTACAGCTGGTGCAGATGGAAATATCAAA GTTTGGGATGTAAATGAGATGATCTGTACCCATAACTACATTGCTGCTCACAGTATGTCAATATGCGGTGTAGCAGTTCTACCAAACTCAAAGAGCTTTGTAACAGGCTCCTTGGATGAATACATAAGTTTGTGGGATGAAGTTGTTGATAAACCTATTGTAG ATTTAGTGAAGAATGATTGTGGTGTCCGATGTGTGCAGTGGATCAatgagaataaattaatatttggtGATGAATCTGGAGTGCTAAGTTTAGTGGATGCTAGGAATCCAAAGTCAATAATAAGACTAAAAGAGTTTCCAGCTGCAGTGCACAGAATAGCCATTAATAGAAA CTCTGACAAAGTAGCTGTATGctgtgataataaaatagtttcgGTTTGTGCAATCAACGCAGACGACTCTGCCGAAGTTATATATTACGATAGACACACACACGGCAACATAGTGCGCGGACTGGCGTGGGATGGCAGGGAAGATCTTGTGTTGCACACAGTCGGTTGGGATGGGGAGATGAAATCACACGATATTGTTACCaactaa
- the Ciao1 gene encoding NIF3-like protein 1 isoform X2 translates to MFTLTVKHLLKRNIPLSAAYKLFTTYMTMAGDNIGLPLNNVITVLEDFAPQELSESWDNTGLLVEPHSPRNVTKLLLTNDLTEDVALEAKDQGCEMIISYHPPIFAPLKSVIQKSWKERIVSFLLENRIALYSPHTSWDSVAGGVNDWLASAFQTGETKPILCGSKPNVGAGRLLNMKSAISLTDSIAKVKQLTGLQYVRFAIGKGKTMDDKVHSVALCAGSGSSVLKGVSADLYLTGEMLHHDVLDAAQKGVSVILTNHSDSERGFLKIFSSNLQSRLNNKVQVFVSKCDRDPLVTV, encoded by the exons ATGTTTACTCTAACAGTAAAACATCTTTTGAAAAGAAACATTCCCTTGAGTGCTGCTTATAAACTGTTCACTACTTATATGACAATGGCTGGAGATAATATTGGGTTACCGTTGAATAATGTTATCACTGTGCTGGAAGATTTTGCTCCACAAGAACTTTCCGAGAGCTGGGACAATACTGGCTTATTAGTAGAGCCACATTCTCCTAG GAATGTTACCAAGTTATTACTTACAAATGACTTAACTGAAGATGTAGCTTTGGAAGCTAAGGATCAAGGATGTGAAATGATAATTTCTTACCATCCTCCTATTTTCGCTCCTTTGAAATCGGTGATTCAAAA GTCTTGGAAAGAGCGTATCGTATCGTTTCTCCTTGAAAATCGTATTGCCTTGTACTCGCCTCACACCAGCTGGGACAGCGTCGCGGGCGGCGTCAACGACTGGCTCGCTTCGGCGTTTCAAACCGGCGAAACCAAACCAATTTTGTGTGGTTCGAAACCTAATGTTGGTGCTGGAAG GTTGTTAAATATGAAGTCTGCTATATCACTGACCGATTCAATTGCAAAGGTGAAACAGCTAACCGGGTTGCAGTATGTCAGATTTGCTATTGGCAAGGGAAAAACTATGGACGATAAAGTGCACAGTGTAGCGCTTTGTGCTGGTTCTGGAAGCTCTGTGCTGAAAGGTGTCTCAGCTGACTTGTACCTTACAG GTGAAATGCTGCATCATGATGTACTCGACGCTGCTCAAAAAGGTGTTTCTGTGATCCTGACCAACCACTCGGATTCTGAGAGAGGATTTCTAAAGATATTTTCGTCCAATCTTCAAAGCAGGCTTAACAATAAAGTTCAAGTATTCGTAAGTAAATGTGATAGAGATCCTTTGGTAACtgtgtga